A single region of the Glycine max cultivar Williams 82 chromosome 20, Glycine_max_v4.0, whole genome shotgun sequence genome encodes:
- the LOC102667499 gene encoding uncharacterized protein translates to MGKQIREKECALPNRNSHHTHPGRVWGILHVIKYHHWRQVKRRLTRRRHGGERPDARAKIPGTSDDSGVHSIPEHYKPHTELSNVEEKPVYSSPPAKITIKSRLRSLLNEDIYRRKSGHKRSSTCPAKSQLTHANSVHNLEVDLLGELLLTVQSPDPVLETFQNHLAAGTLDELTPVLYEKPIANNDKCVDCGTMFSKDILEHSKIHKHLCSPSQGGPEEKLMNAQILTTDASPHLVKDFLDALDVINTNKDFLLEYIQDLGSHLPFHTHDQQSFNGKQRRAKSLSFPVSASSSGSQDSVSGQLINQMVDYWLDSEEEKLQNQSNMQNTSMDESSEDSHQQSLPSGFSNNYDQWGERGTNSPSVSSHVPNNVKTRHFRDLRKKMKHIIEDGRNEKHRITMDAILDKIPCGKRLTKKVKKFIHIKSKDPTVKWEDEDRATSGFGSHLSSNSFNKHQPSPMRTSFLKDSAGRYSQLYHQTCFNSDAKYPKAENLRLRTEERNSILKTPKSFKRFLSMPNLKSYFHHNEELPLPLSPQNSIKNFGDRTTSTNVTDQQQRSFDNNDDSKSQILPPTFVDNINQDSNLNVDQKQLLARSASKSRLDFSTEAEADKSIGIEGLGDLRDSEQDIGAKTESIVPVEASSVFSSDTSFLDFTFDLENLNIQEEESDIEINPGQGDDGLDDMAEHQEAKEDHPEKVENFQNLGTLSKRFNYEIPSIEVDPSNEAAFNYVRKVLELSGFTGHDSLGIWYSDNQPLDPSMYEELEGCLLLDPDCSRNSEGGECNHHLLLFDIINEGLLEIFGRSYNYYPRPLSYLSHVHPLPSGENVLCKVWTLISWYLMNSTTSELYLSLDYYVSKDLAKYDGWMNLQFDSECVGLELDDLIFEDLLEEIIST, encoded by the exons ATGGGGAAGCAAATTCGCGAGAAAGAATGTGCATTGCCAAATCGAAATAGTCATCATACTCATCCAGGACGAGTATGGGGAATTCTTCACGTTATAAAGTACCATCATTGGCGTCAGGTCAAGAGAAGGCTTACACGCAGGAGGCATGGTGGCGAAAGACCCGATGCTA GAGCTAAAATTCCAGGAACTTCTGATGATTCAGGGgttcactctattccagaacATTATAAGCCACATACAGAACTATCTAAT GTTGAAGAAAAGCCAGTATACTCCTCTCCACCAGCCAAAATTACTATCAAATCCCGATTAAGATCACTTCTTAATGAAGATATATACAGAAGGAAGAGTGGACACAAGAGAAGCTCAACCTGCCCTGCAAAGTCGCAACTAACTCATGCCAATTCTGTTCACAACTTAGAGGTTGATCTACTTGGTGAATTGTTACTAACTGTTCAGAGCCCTGACCCAGTCCTAGAAACCTTTCAAAACCATCTTGCTGCTGGTACATTGGATGAGTTGACACCAGTTTTATATGAGAAACCAATTGCCAACAATGACAAATGTGTAGATTGTGGAACAATGTTTTCTAAAGACATTTTGGAACATAGCAAGATTCATAAGCACTTGTGCTCTCCTAGTCAAGGTGGTCCTGAAGAGAAGTTGATGAATGCACAGATACTTACAACTGATGCTTCACCCCATCTTGTCAAGGACTTTCTTGATGCATTGGATGTGATCAACACAAACAAGGACTTCCTATTAGAATATATACAGGATCTAGGCTCTCATTTGCCATTCCACACTCATGATCAACAATCTTTCAACGGTAAACAGAGACGAGCCaaatctctctcatttcctGTATCTGCCTCATCATCAGGAAGCCAAGATTCTGTTTCAGGCCAACTCATAAATCAAATGGTAGATTATTGGTTGGATTCAGAAGAAGAGAAGTTGCAAAATCAAAGTAACATGCAAAATACGAGCATGGATGAGTCCTCAGAAGATTCTCACCAACAGTCCTTACCATCaggtttttcaaataattatgatCAATGGGGTGAAAGAGGTACTAATTCTCCATCAGTTTCATCCCATGTTCCCAACAATGTGAAAACTAGGCATTTCAGGGATCTTAGAAAGAAGATGAAGCACATAATTGAAgatggaagaaatgaaaagcatCGCATTACCATGGATGCTATACTTGACAAAATTCCTTGTGGAAAGAGGCtcacaaaaaaagtaaaaaagtttaTCCACATCAAATCCAAAGACCCCACAGTTAAATGGGAAGATGAAGACCGTGCAACCAGCGGTTTTGGTAGCCATCTCTCTTCTAATTCCTTCAACAAGCATCAACCATCACCCATGAggacttcatttctaaaagaTTCAGCTGGTAGATATTCTCAGTTGTATCATCAGacttgttttaacagtgatgcCAAGTATCCTAAGGCTGAGAACTTAAGATTGAGAACAGAAGAGAGAAATTCAATATTAAAGACCCCAAAATCCTTTAAAAGGTTTCTTTCAATGCCTAATTTAAAATCTTACTTTCACCATAATGAGGAGCTGCCTTTACCTTTATCCCCCCAGAATTCAATCAAGAATTTTGGAGATAGAACAACAAGCACAAATGTCACTGATCAGCAACAAAGAAGTTTTGACAATAATGATGATTCAAAGAGTCAAATTTTACCACCTACATTTGTTGATAATATAAATCAAGACAGCAATTTGAATGTTGACCAAAAGCAACTTCTTGCCAGGAGTGCTTCAAAATCAAGATTAGATTTTAGTACTGAGGCAGAGGCAGATAAGAGCATAGGAATTGAAGGTTTAGGTGACTTGAGAGACAGTGAACAAGACATTGGAGCTAAAACAGAATCTATTGTGCCAGTGGAAGCAAGCTCAGTCTTCTCTTCTGACACTAGCTTCCTAGATTTTACATTTGATCTCGAGAACTTAAACATACAGGAAG AAGAATCAGACATAGAAATAAACCCAGGGCAAGGTGATGATGGATTGGATGATATGGCTGAGCATCAAGAGGCTAAAGAGGATCACCCTGAGAAGGTTGAGAATTTTCAAAACCTTGGAACTCTAAGCAAGCGTTTCAACTATGAAATTCCAAGTATTGAAGTGGATCCAAGTAATGAAGCTGCATTTAATTATGTGAGAAAGGTTTTAGAGCTTTCTGGGTTCACTGGCCATGATTCCCTTGGGATATGGTATTCTGATAACCAACCACTTGATCCTTCAATGTATGAAGAATTGGAGGGGTGCTTGCTTCTTGATCCTGATTGTTCTCGTAATAGTGAAGGTGGAGAATGTAATCATCATCTGCTTCTGTTTGATATAATCAATGAAGGGTTGCTGGAGATTTTTGGCAGATCTTACAACTATTATCCAAGACCATTGTCTTATCTCTCCCATGTTCACCCACTACCATCAGGAGAAAATGTTCTCTGTAAAGTGTGGACACTCATTAGCTGGTATCTGATGAACTCAACAACATCTGAGCTTTACCTATCATTGGATTATTATGTGAGCAAAGATCTTGCAAAATATGATGGGTGGATGAATCTCCAATTTGATTCTGAATGTGTGGGGCTTGAGCTAGATGACTTGATTTTTGAAGATCTATTGGAGGAAATAATCTCCACCTAA